A single region of the Ancylobacter novellus DSM 506 genome encodes:
- a CDS encoding nitroreductase family protein — MNHHAHNHPPPPDLDDAAPLDIAPADEMLARLETRRSAPLRGLVEPGPTPQELERMLRLAARVPDHGRLVPWRFVVIQGEARRTLGEKLDALYARQNPGLPAAKADMWTLYMLRAPVTVVLVSRPDPAAKVPEWNQVLSAGAAGMGLTVAASALGFATQWLLKWPGRDAEATALLGLSRSEKVAGFIHIGRPVRHAEDRPRPALDEVVTYWSPDQSMSKDTP, encoded by the coding sequence ATGAACCACCACGCCCATAACCACCCGCCGCCGCCCGATCTCGACGATGCCGCCCCGCTCGACATCGCGCCGGCCGACGAGATGCTGGCGCGGCTGGAGACGCGGCGCTCGGCGCCGCTGCGCGGGCTGGTCGAGCCGGGCCCGACACCGCAGGAATTGGAGCGGATGCTGCGCCTCGCCGCCCGCGTGCCGGACCATGGAAGGCTGGTGCCGTGGCGCTTCGTCGTGATCCAGGGTGAGGCGCGCCGCACGCTGGGCGAGAAGCTCGACGCGCTCTATGCGCGGCAGAATCCCGGCCTGCCGGCCGCCAAGGCCGATATGTGGACGCTCTACATGCTGCGCGCGCCGGTAACGGTCGTGCTGGTCAGCCGGCCCGATCCCGCGGCCAAGGTGCCGGAGTGGAATCAGGTGCTCTCGGCCGGCGCAGCCGGCATGGGGCTCACCGTGGCGGCCTCGGCGCTCGGCTTCGCCACGCAATGGCTGCTGAAATGGCCGGGCCGCGACGCCGAGGCGACCGCCCTCCTTGGCCTGAGCAGGAGTGAGAAGGTCGCCGGCTTCATCCATATCGGCCGGCCGGTGCGCCACGCCGAGGACAGGCCAAGGCCCGCCCTCGACGAGGTGGTGACCTATTGGTCGCCGGATCAGTCGATGTCGAAGGACACGCCCTGA